The following coding sequences are from one Lolium rigidum isolate FL_2022 chromosome 6, APGP_CSIRO_Lrig_0.1, whole genome shotgun sequence window:
- the LOC124664891 gene encoding peroxidase 64-like, with translation MRGAVGAAAAWVGGAAASAGLGLGLGFGWVGGRIGKGVGRARDRGSGFGFGRRGGVGPDLALGRISTTPRRPSSRSARESCLARWPSWAVPLGRGDGRVSLTTSLLPGPGATFDQLKQAFHAVGLSTKDLVVLSGGHTLGFAHCSSFESRIRGFPGGGGGAGVADPALRPSFAAALRRACPANNTAKGAGAWMDPTSAAFDNAYFKMLQTGRGLLASDEALLTHPKTRRMVALYAASQGKFFQAFVSSMLRMSAQNQPGEIRANCRRHN, from the coding sequence ATGCGCGGGGCCGTGGGAGCTGCTGCTGCCTGGGTGGGGGGCGCCGCCGCCTCTgccgggttagggttagggttagggtttggttgggTGGGTGGGAGGATTGGAAAGGGGGTGGGTCGAGCGAGGGACCGAGGGAGTGGGTTTGGTTTCGGGAGGAGAGGTGGCGTTGGCCCGGATTTGGCGTTGGGCCGGATTTCGACAACGCCAAGGCGACCGTCGAGTCGCTCTGCCCGGGAGTCGTGTCTTGCGCGCTGGCCGTCCTGGGCGGTCCCTCTAGGCCGCGGTGACGGTCGGGTGTCGCTCACCACCTCGCTGCTTCCCGGCCCGGGGGCGACCTTCGATCAGCTGAAGCAGGCGTTCCACGCGGTGGGGCTGTCGACCAAGGACCTCGTCGTGCTCTCCGGCGGGCACACGCTGGGGTTCGCGCACTGCTCCTCCTTCGAGTCCCGCATCCGAGGCTtcccgggaggcggcggcggcgccggcgtggcGGACCCGGCGCTGAGGCCGTCGttcgcggcggcgctgcggagggCATGCCCGGCGAACAACACGGCGAAGGGCGCCGGGGCGTGGATGGACCCGACGTCGGCGGCGTTCGACAACGCCTACTTCAAGATGCTGCAGACCGGGCGCGGGCTGCTGGCGTCGGACGAGGCGCTGCTGACGCACCCCAAGACGCGGCGGATGGTGGCGCTCTACGCGGCGTCGCAGGGGAAGTTCTTCCAGGCGTTCGTCAGCTCCATGCTGAGGATGAGCGCGCAGAACCAGCCCGGCGAGATCAGAGCAAACTGCAGGCGACACAACTAG
- the LOC124664892 gene encoding peroxidase 64-like, whose protein sequence is MHARAGEQARRGAVGSAAPPAVPGGRRVLRGPSWAVPIGRGDGRVSLTTSLLPGSGATFDQLKQAFHAVGLSAKDLVVLSGGHTLGFAHCSSFETRIRGFPGGSGGAGVADPALRPSFAAALRRACPANNTAKGAGAWMDPTSAAFDNAYFKMLQTGRGLLASDEALLTHPKTRRMVALYAASQGKFFEAFVSSMLRMSAQNQPGEIRANCRRHN, encoded by the exons ATGCACGCCCGCGCCGGCGAGCAAGCCCGGCGCGGGGCCGTGGGATCTGCTGCGCCGCCGGCTGTgccgg GCGGCCGTCGTGTCTTGCGCGGACCGTCCTGGGCGGTCCCTATAGGCCGCGGTGACGGTCGGGTGTCGCTCACCACCTCGTTGCTTCCCGGTTCGGGCGCGACCTTCGATCAGCTGAAGCAGGCGTTCCACGCGGTGGGGCTGTCGGCCAAGGACCTCGTCGTGCTCTCCGGCGGGCACACGCTGGGGTTCGCGCACTGCTCCTCCTTCGAGACCCGCATCCGCGGCTTCccgggcggcagcggcggcgccggcgtggcGGACCCGGCGCTGCGGCCGTCGttcgcggcggcgctgcggagggCGTGCCCAGCGAACAACACGGCGAAGGGCGCCGGGGCGTGGATGGACCCGACGTCGGCGGCGTTCGACAACGCCTACTTCAAGATGCTGCAGACCGGGCGCGGGCTGCTGGCGTCCGACGAGGCGCTGCTGACGCACCCCAAGACGCGGCGGATGGTGGCGCTCTACGCGGCGTCGCAGGGCAAGTTCTTCGAGGCGTTCGTCAGCTCCATGCTCAGGATGAGCGCGCAGAACCAGCCCGGCGAGATCAGAGCCAACTGCAGGCGACACAACTAG